From the genome of Bradyrhizobium sp. ORS 278:
GATCGACGACCTGCAGTTCCTGCAGGGCAAGTCGACCCAGGCGGAGTTCTGTCACACCTTGAACGCGCTCATCGACGCCGGGCGCCAGGTGGTGATCGCCGCCGACCGGCCGCCGTCCGATCTCGAGAGCCTCGACGACCGCGTCCGCTCGCGGCTCGCCGGCGGTCTCGTCGTCGAGATGGCGACGCTCGGCGAGGACCTTCGCCTCGGCATTCTCAAGTCGCGCGTCGCGGCGGCCCGCGCGCATCATGCGAGCTTCGACGTGCCGGAGGCGGTGCTGGATTATCTCGCCCGCTCCATCACCCATAACGGCCGCGACCTCGAAGGCGCGATCAACCGCCTGCTGGCGCATTCCAAGCTCAACAACCAGCCGGTCACGCTCGACATGGCCGAGCGCGAGGTACGCGATCTGGTCCGCCCGCAGGAGCCGAAGCGGATCAAGATCGAGGACATCCAGCGCGTCGTGGCGCGGCAATACAATGTCAGCCGCTCCGACCTCCTGTCCTCGCGCCGCACCGCCAATGTCGTGCGCCCGCGCCAGGTTGCGATGTACCTCGCCAAGACGCTGACCTTGCGCTCCCTGCCCGAGATCGGCCGCCGCTTCGGCGGGCGCGACCACACCACGGTGCTGCACGCCGTGCGCAAGATCGAGGCCCTGGTCGGCAAGGACGTCGCGCTGAACGACGAGGTCGAGTCGCTCAAGCGCCAGCTGCAGGACTAGACGCGCTCTCGCGGGGGCGCGGACAGAAGGTCCGCCCCCAGCCGCTTGTTCCCGCCACCGAACGCTCCCGCCCGGCCGGCCCGCAGCATCGCGGAAATGCCTGCCGAAACATGGGAAATCCGGCCCGCGCTCCCTTGCGCTTGAGCCCCATCCGCGCCACTTTACGCCTCCCCCTCACGCTCCTGGACGCTGAAAAAGCGGCCGTTCGGGCGCGAGGTGTCATCGGCCGCGGCGCTGCTCCAGCCCGCCGGCATTCCAGGACGAGCTCAGGTGGGAACGGGCGGGTAGTGCAATGAAAGTAACCGTCGAACGCGCGCAGCTGCTGAAGTCGCTGGGCCATGTCCATCGCGTGGTCGAGCGCAGGAACACGATCCCGATCCTCGGCAATGTCCTGGTGCGCGCCGAGAATGCCAGGCTGTCGCTGCGCGCCACCGATCTCGACCTCGAAGTGACGGAAACGCTGGCCGCCGAGACCGCCACCGCCGGATCCACCACTGTTCCGGCGCACATGTTCTACGACATCGTGCGCAAGCTGCCGGACGGCTCGCAGATCGTGCTGGAGAGCGACGGCGAGCGCGCGGTGCTCGCGATCCGCGCCGGCCGCTCCAAGTTCACCCTGCAGACCTTGCCCGAGAGCGACTTCCCGGATCTCGCCGCCGGCGAGATGACGCATGCCTTCGGCGTTCCCGCCAAGGACATCAAGAGCCTGATCGACCGCACGCAGTTCGCGATCTCCACCGAGGAGACGCGGTATTACCTCAACGGCATCTATCTCCACGCCGGCGGCACCGCCAAGCAGCCGACCTTGCGCGCCGTCGCCACCGACGGCCATCGCCTGGCGCAAGTCGATCTGCCGCAGCCGTCCGGCGCCGCGGAGATGCCCGGCGTCATCGTGCCGCGCAAGACCGTCGGCGAAGTGCAGCGGCTGATCGAGGACAATGACAGCGAGATCAAGATCGAGCTCTCGCAGGGCAAGATCCGCTTCACGTTGGGACAGGTCGTGCTGACCTCCAAGCTGATCGACGGCACCTTCCCTGATTACGGCCGCGTCATTCCGCAGAACAACGACAAGGAGCTCGTCGTCGACAAGGCCGACTTCGCCGCCGCCGTCGACCGCGTCTCCACCATCTCCAGCGAGCGCGGCCGCGCCGTGAAGCTCGCGCTGTCCGCCGGCAAGCTGGTGCTGTCCGTGACCAACCCGGATTCCGGCAGCGCCACCGAAGAGCTTGAGGTCGAATACGCCTCCGACGCGCTCGATATCGGCTTCAACTCGCGCTATCTGCTCGATATCGCCGCCCAGATCGAGGGCGAGGTCGCGGTGCTCAGGCTGGCAGACCCGGGCTCGCCAACCCTGATCCAGGACCGCGACAACCGCAACGCGCTGTACGTGCTGATGCCGATGCGGGTGTGAGGCGCGCTGCAGATCGATGTGTAGAGTGGGCAAAGCGCAGCGTGCCCACCACCTCCAACTAACAGGCGGCGGGCACGGCGGCGCCATTGCTCAGCCCGACAGTCTCTCCGTCATTGCGAGGAGCGGAGCGACGAAGAAACCCGGGCCTTGAGGCCCTTCGTTCCGAGGCAGTCCTGGATTGCTTCGCTTCGCTCGCAATGACGGATCGATCTCTCGTCCAATGACCCCCTCCCGCATCAATCGCCTGTCGCTGACGCATTTCCGCAGCTATCGCGCGGCTGGTGTCAGCGTGCAGGCGGACATGGTGGCGCTGGTCGGGGCCAATGGCGCCGGGAAGACCAATTGCCTCGAGGCGATCTCGTTCTTCGCGCCCGGCCGCGGCCTGCGGCGCGCCACGCTCGAGGACGTCGCCGACAACCAGGGCGACGGCTCCTGGGCGATCTCGGCGGAGATCGAGGGCGCTCTGGGACTCGCCACCTTCGGCACTGGCATCGAGCCGCCGCGGGGCGATGCCAGCACGACGCGGCGCTGCCGCATCGACCGCGAGCCGGTCGGATCGGCCGCGGCGTTCGGCGATCACATCCGCATGGTGTGGCTGACGCCTTCGATGGACGGGCTGTTCATGGGCGCCGCCTCCGAGCGCCGCCGCTTCTTCGACCGGCTGGTGCTCGCGATCGACAGCGAGCATTCCAGCCGCGTCTCGGCGCTGGAGCGCTCGTTGCGCTCGCGCAACCGGCTGCTCGAGGTGCGCAATTTCGACGACCATTGGTGTGACGCCATCGAGCGCGAGACCGCCGAGCTCGCGGTCGCCGTCGCCGCGAGCCGCGGCCAGACCGCGGTGAAGCTCGCCGCGATGCTGCGCCAGCGCGGGGCCGCCTCCGCCTTCCCGTCGGCCGAGATCGCGCTCGACGGCTGGATGGAGAATGCGCTGCTCACCGAGCCCGCGCTCGCCGTCGAGGACCGCTACCGCGCGCTGCTGCGCGACAATCGTGCGCGCGATGCTGCAGCAGGGCGTACTCTCGACGGCCCGCATCTCACCGACCTGCACGTCATCTACGCGCCGAAGAACATGCCGGCGCGCGACGCCTCCACCGGCGAGCAGAAGGCGCTGCTGATCGGCCTGATCCTCGCGCATGCAACCCTGGTCGCCGAGACCACCGGCATCGTGCCGATGCTGCTGCTCGACGAGATCGTCGCCCATCTCGATCCCGGAAGGCGCACCGCGTTGTTCGCCGAGCTCGGCACGCTCGGTGCTCAGGTGTGGCTGACGGGCGCCGACCCCGCAGCCTTCGCCGAATTGCGCGAGCTCGGCGAGATCTTCGATGTCGAAGGCGGCCGGATCACCGCAAGACGGTAGAGGCGCAGCACTGCGGTTCCCACACGTCGCCATCGAACGCCGGACCGATAGTCCTCGCGCGAGCGAGGACGGGGCCAAAACGGACCCCGGCGGGATACGATCGAGGCCGTCCGAATCGGCCTTTCGAGGGCCCCGAAGAGAGCCCTCGAACGGCTTGAAAAACCGTTAAAAAAACCCATCTCTTCAATATCTTAAGGCACGCCTTTTTACGCTAGGCGCGCCTTCCGTTTCATGGCAGAAATAGCGTCCTCAGCACCCCAGCGCGACATCGCCCTACGGGACCCCTTCAAAGGCCTCACATGACCGAACCCGCCCGGCAAACCATCGCCGACAACGAGCCTGCCACCGCGAATGAATACGGCGCAGAATCGATCCGGGTGCTGAAGGGCCTGGATGCCGTGCGCAAGCGCCCGGGCATGTATATCGGCGACACCGATGACGGCTCCGGCCTGCATCACATGGTCTACGAGGTCGTCGACAACGCGATCGACGAGGCGCTGGCCGGCTACGCGACCCGGGTGGAGGTCGTGCTCAACGCCGACAATTCCGTCACCGTGCGCGACGACGGCCGCGGCATTCCTGTCGGCATTCACAAGGATGAAGGCGTCTCCGCGGCCGAGGTCATCATGACCCAGCTGCACGCCGGCGGAAAGTTCGACCAGAACTCCTACAAGGTTTCCGGCGGCCTGCACGGCGTCGGCGTCTCCGTCGTGAACGCGCTGTCGAGCAAGCTCGAGCTGCGTATCTGGCGCGAGGACAAGGAGCATCTGATCGAGTTCGCCCATGGCGACGCGGTCGCGCCGCTGCGGGTGGTCGGCGAGTCCAAGGGCAAGCGCGGCACCGAGGTGACGTTCCTCGCCTCGACCGAGACCTTCAAGATGGTCGAGTACGACTACGCGACCCTCGAGCATCGCCTGCGCGAGCTCGCCTTCCTCAACTCCGGCGTCCACATCATCCTCTCCGACATGCGCCACGCGGTCGAGAAGCGCGAGGAGATGTTCTATTCCGGCGGCGTCGAGGAGTTCGTCAAATATCTCGACCGCAACAAGAAGGCGATCGTTCCCAATCCGATCATGGTGCGCTCGGAAGCCAACGGCATCACCGTCGAGGCCGCGCTGTGGTGGAACGACAGCTACCATGAGAACGTGCTGTGCTTCACCAACAACATTCCGCAACGTGACGGCGGCACCCATCTGGCCGGCTTCCGCGGCGCGTTGACGCGTCAGGTCAACGGCTATGCCGAGGCCAACGCGAAGAAGGAAAAGATCGCGCTGACCGGCGACGACTGCCGCGAAGGCCTCACCGCGGTGCTCTCGGTGAAGGTGCCGGATCCGAAGTTTTCGTCGCAGACCAAGGACAAGCTGGTGTCCTCGGAAGTGCGCCCCGTCGTCGAGAACGTCATCAACGAGGCACTGTCGGCATGGTTCGAGGAGCATCCCTCCGAAGCCAAGACCGTCGTCGGCAAGGTGATCCAGGCCGCCGCAGCCCGCGAAGCCGCGCGAAAAGCGCGCGAGCTGACGCGCAAGAATCCGCTCAACAATATCGCTTCGCTCCCCGGCAAGCTCGCCGACTGCCAGGAGAAGGATCCGGCCAAATCCGAGCTGTTCATCGTCGAGGGTGACTCGGCCGGCGGCAGCGCCAAGCAGGGCCGCAACCGCGAGTTCCAGGCGGTGCTGCCGCTGCGCGGCAAGATCCTCAATGTCGAGCGCGTGCGTCCCGACAAGATGCTGTCGAGCGAGCAGATCGGCACCTTGATCACCGCGCTCGGCACCGGGATCAGCGACGATTTCTCAATCGACAAGCTGCGCTATCACAAGATCATCGTGATGACCGACGCCGACGTCGACGGCGCCCACATCCGCACCCTGCTGCTGACGTTCTTCTACCGGCAGATGCGCCAGATCATCGACCGCGGCCATCTCTACATCGCCCAGCCGCCGCTCTACAAAGTCACACGCGGCAAATCCGAGCAGTATTTGAAGGACGAGCGCGCGCTCGAGGATTATCTGATCGGCACCGGTCTCGACGATTGCGTGTTC
Proteins encoded in this window:
- the dnaA gene encoding chromosomal replication initiator protein DnaA, which translates into the protein MTNSEQERWSRVKGRLRSTVGEDVYTSWFARMDLEAVQDESVHLSVPTRFLKSWIQAHYAERVLSAWQAEMPEVHRIDLSVRTAMRCATPAKEAPAAVEARRPERSDAKPVSDARAPVMTPVAASHDALGGSPLDPRLTFASFVVGRANTLAHAAARQVADGRRGDPVMFNPLYIHAGVGLGKTHLLQAVTWAGNAGGERKVLYLTAEKFMYGFVAALKSQTALAFKEALRGIDVLVIDDLQFLQGKSTQAEFCHTLNALIDAGRQVVIAADRPPSDLESLDDRVRSRLAGGLVVEMATLGEDLRLGILKSRVAAARAHHASFDVPEAVLDYLARSITHNGRDLEGAINRLLAHSKLNNQPVTLDMAEREVRDLVRPQEPKRIKIEDIQRVVARQYNVSRSDLLSSRRTANVVRPRQVAMYLAKTLTLRSLPEIGRRFGGRDHTTVLHAVRKIEALVGKDVALNDEVESLKRQLQD
- the dnaN gene encoding DNA polymerase III subunit beta; translation: MKVTVERAQLLKSLGHVHRVVERRNTIPILGNVLVRAENARLSLRATDLDLEVTETLAAETATAGSTTVPAHMFYDIVRKLPDGSQIVLESDGERAVLAIRAGRSKFTLQTLPESDFPDLAAGEMTHAFGVPAKDIKSLIDRTQFAISTEETRYYLNGIYLHAGGTAKQPTLRAVATDGHRLAQVDLPQPSGAAEMPGVIVPRKTVGEVQRLIEDNDSEIKIELSQGKIRFTLGQVVLTSKLIDGTFPDYGRVIPQNNDKELVVDKADFAAAVDRVSTISSERGRAVKLALSAGKLVLSVTNPDSGSATEELEVEYASDALDIGFNSRYLLDIAAQIEGEVAVLRLADPGSPTLIQDRDNRNALYVLMPMRV
- the recF gene encoding DNA replication/repair protein RecF, with amino-acid sequence MTPSRINRLSLTHFRSYRAAGVSVQADMVALVGANGAGKTNCLEAISFFAPGRGLRRATLEDVADNQGDGSWAISAEIEGALGLATFGTGIEPPRGDASTTRRCRIDREPVGSAAAFGDHIRMVWLTPSMDGLFMGAASERRRFFDRLVLAIDSEHSSRVSALERSLRSRNRLLEVRNFDDHWCDAIERETAELAVAVAASRGQTAVKLAAMLRQRGAASAFPSAEIALDGWMENALLTEPALAVEDRYRALLRDNRARDAAAGRTLDGPHLTDLHVIYAPKNMPARDASTGEQKALLIGLILAHATLVAETTGIVPMLLLDEIVAHLDPGRRTALFAELGTLGAQVWLTGADPAAFAELRELGEIFDVEGGRITARR
- the gyrB gene encoding DNA topoisomerase (ATP-hydrolyzing) subunit B, coding for MTEPARQTIADNEPATANEYGAESIRVLKGLDAVRKRPGMYIGDTDDGSGLHHMVYEVVDNAIDEALAGYATRVEVVLNADNSVTVRDDGRGIPVGIHKDEGVSAAEVIMTQLHAGGKFDQNSYKVSGGLHGVGVSVVNALSSKLELRIWREDKEHLIEFAHGDAVAPLRVVGESKGKRGTEVTFLASTETFKMVEYDYATLEHRLRELAFLNSGVHIILSDMRHAVEKREEMFYSGGVEEFVKYLDRNKKAIVPNPIMVRSEANGITVEAALWWNDSYHENVLCFTNNIPQRDGGTHLAGFRGALTRQVNGYAEANAKKEKIALTGDDCREGLTAVLSVKVPDPKFSSQTKDKLVSSEVRPVVENVINEALSAWFEEHPSEAKTVVGKVIQAAAAREAARKARELTRKNPLNNIASLPGKLADCQEKDPAKSELFIVEGDSAGGSAKQGRNREFQAVLPLRGKILNVERVRPDKMLSSEQIGTLITALGTGISDDFSIDKLRYHKIIVMTDADVDGAHIRTLLLTFFYRQMRQIIDRGHLYIAQPPLYKVTRGKSEQYLKDERALEDYLIGTGLDDCVFRTADGEERKGRDLLALVEEARLVRNILRNLHSRYDRKVVEQAAIAGVLRGDITRDIATADAAAEYIAKRLDVLAEEVERGWIGHFVEGQGFTFERTVRGVKDVAVIDDALLASADARKLDDYAARLQDAYAKPGALRRGDTQTVIHGPVDLFEAVTDSGRKGIAMQRYKGLGEMNPQQLWETTLDTEARTLLQVKVKEVDEADDIFTKLMGDVVEPRREFIQDNSLSANVDV